The following DNA comes from Fusarium verticillioides 7600 chromosome 9, whole genome shotgun sequence.
CGGCGTGCTGGCCAATCACTGAACGACAATTAACATTGCTATCTCTCCATATCTCTGGCTGAAGGGGTCGGGTGATCAGCGTCACAAGACCTGTTCAAGCGTGCACGCACTATCAGAACTCCCGAAGACCAGCCTCATTATGACAAAAGTATGCATCCGATACGCTGTCATCGTGAGGGGTACAACCCGGAACATCGGGGTCGTTATCTTCTAGCCCGGGTTCCATCAGGCACACGATTGTCTATAAGAAAGTGCTATGCCTGTCTTGTCGAGCTACTCTCTCAAGCAACATAAACATCACCAATCTCGCCAAACCTTATCTCCGCAAAGCCCACCACACAATGTCAACTGCGAATAAGCTCAAGGTGAACGTCGAGAGCGACAACTTCACCGAAACAAGCCACCGAAGCCCAGTCCGTGCTCTCCCTTCGACATGGTACAACTCTCCCGAGATGTACGAACTTGAGAAGcgtgccatcttctccaagaagtGGCTGCTTACTACCCATCAGAACCGGTTTCCCAAGGCTGGCGATTGGATGAAGTTTAACACTACTGGCTACGAGTTCGTCATTGCCCGTGATCGAAAGGGCAACCTTAACGCCTTCCATAACATCTGCCGTCATCGCGCTTTTCCTGTCGTTCAAGGCGGACAGCAAGGCAACTCATCCATCTTTGCATGCAAGTACCATGGTTGGTCTTATGGACTGAGTGGCAACCTCGCAAAGGCACCCAATTATGATCAGCTCGAGAACTTTGACAAGAGCAAGAACGGCCTTTTCAAGATCCATCTAAAGGTCGATGCGTATGGCTTTGTTTGGGTCAATCTCGACAGTTCTGAGAACCCAGAACCTTGGACTCGCTACTTCGACGGTATTGATCAGCAAGAACGTCTTCAGAAGGTCAACTGGGATGACTACACCCTCGACAATGAATACAGCATGGAGGGTGAATACAattggaagatcttggccgACAACTTCAACGAATGCTACCACTGTCCCACGACCCATCCCGATCTTCCTACCCTTGCAGACCTCGGCAAGACAAAGTGCGACACCGGCGAAGGATGGATCAAACACTCGAGCATCCAGActgaggagcagaagaagagcggAATGCAACTCGCAAGCACATACTTCTACCCCAGTGCTTCAGTCGTAGTCCTGTAAGTATCTGATATCTCCCGACATAGGATTCCTCTAATACCATGCAGGCCTCACTTCATGATGATTCAGCGTTTCATGCCACTTGGCCCTACCTCCTCTTCTATGCACTATCAAATCTTCCGCAACAAGAACTCATCCGAAGAGGACTTCCATAATATCGCTGATCTGTATGCACGCGTTGTTTCGGAAGATAAGGACTTGTGTATTGGCGCTCAGAAGAATCTCAACGCAGGTATCTTTGTTAGTGGGGAGTTGCATCCACGATTGGAACATGGCCCACTGTCATTCCAAGAGTCTCACCGACAGGCAATTCACGAGCATGCCAAACTTGAGAGGGAAGCAGGCAAGCAGATCTGGCCAGCAAGGCAGCAGCTGCCATCTGAcaaagctgctgaggctaACAAGGAGGACGAAGCATTGTGTTCGAGCTTGTCTTGTGGTGGTATTCAGGAGGTGTTAGCTTGGTGATTTAAAACTTTTAGACTATTAAAATGAGACAGGGGAAAGAGATAGATTAGATGTTTATGTCAGGTACTTAATAAGAATGCAAATGACTTTAAACATTTGTTTAGTTGAGTACCAACCTGTCAGCAACACATCATGACTTGGCGGTTGACTCTGTATTTCTGTTAGTAAGATGGTGCCAGTACCGTGGGTCGCATTGTCTCGGCTATAAATGCAATTTCTTTTATTTCCGTATATCCGTCTTCCACCTCTTACCACTCCAGAATTTCTAGATTTCAAGACGTCAGATATCCACTCTTGCAAGCAATGACTAAAAGTATATCAAGAGTTGCATCATATATATATCCGGACTAACGCCATTCTTAAGCAATTTTCGATATTATAAAAGAGTGCTGTTGTCATGCACTTTTCATTCTTCATAATGACGCAGAGACTTTATGCCTGTTACTGAATTCTCCacctctctcttctcttgaacGACAATCATGAAGTTTGAACAAGCTCTTTATGTTGCTACGTCGCTTGTTGGCAGTGTAACTGGTGTTGCCGCTAGTAACAAGCTCCTCTCCGGTGCCACTATTATTGCTTGGGACGAATCTGATCCAGAGCCTCGCGTCATTCGCAATGGCTATTTATTAGTCGAGGGCGACCGGATCGCAAGCATCGACACTTCCAAGCCATCTCGGCTTCCCAGAAATACCGAGGTCATCGATGCTACCGACCAGATCATAAGCCCTGGCTTCATCGACACGCATCGTCATGGTTGGCAGACAGCCTTCAAGACACTTGGATCCAATACTACCCTGGCTCAATACTTTGGACGTTACGGAGAGTTCGCAGCTGCACCCCATTTCAATGCCAAAGACGTTTACTGGGGGCAGTTAGCAGGACTCCTCGAGGCCCTGAACGCCGGAGTCACAACTTCGCTGGACCATGCTCATCATACTTGGTCGAATGAAACAGCTTATGCGGGTCTCAATGCCTCAATTGAGAGTGGTGCTCGTGTATTTTGGGCTTACGCTTTCCATGATGTTCCGTCCTTGAACTACACAGTTAAGGATCAGATTCCTAACTTCGTTGACATGGCTGAGAATGGCCTTCTGCAAGACAGCAATGTTGAGATAGGAATTGCGTATGATTCCTTCGGCCCGAACCCTCCAGATGTTGCAAAGGAGGTTGCAAACCTGGCACGAGAATTTAATGTCTCGGTTGTTACAACCCACTCTCTTGCTGGACCCTTTGGAGTCTCCAACCTTCCCGAGGACGTTCACTCCTTTGACCTACTCAACACGTCGATACCAGTCGTCTTTTCTCACGGCAGCTTCCTCACGGCCACTGGCGCCAACCTTCTTCGTCAAACAAACCAATATCTCTCTATCACTCCGGAGTCGGAGATGCACTACGGACATACGCATCCACACTCCTACTATATCCAGAATCAGGCTGCGCTCGGCGTCGACACCCATTTCACCTACTCAACCGACATTTTAACGCAAGCCCGAATCTGGTTGCAAAGCGTCCGctatttcttctttgacaaggTACTCTCCGGGTGGGAGGTGCCCAAGAATAACCCAATGAGTGTTGTTCAGGCTTTTTCGCTTGCAACTCGAGCCGGAGGTCTCGCACTTCGCCGTCCAGAACTTGGAGTCATCCGTGAAGGAGCAAAGGCAGACCTAATTGTTTGGAATGCAGCCGAGTCACCCTCACTGCTGGGGTGGACAGACCCCATTGCTGCAATTATGCTGCATGCCAGCGTTGCTGATATCTTGCATGTCATGGTGAATGGGGACTTTGTGAAGCGGGATGGAAAGCTAGCTATCGCTAACTATTCAACGATCAGACGAAGCTTTCTTGAGAGTGCTAGACGGATAAAGAATATTTACAGAAAATTTGACTACCCAAGCCTTGAAGGGAAGTTCAATGGAGGAGGCTTTTATTATGGAGAGGCAAGGGTTGCAGACACTGAGAGAGGTACGAATAACGGGTATGGAGGGCTACATCTATTGGAATAGTGAGTCTGAGATTACCGACACAAGTTAATGCCATGAAACTGGCTTCACAATATCCAGTTAGCTGCTCAAACTGATCAAGGTTCCATTCAGGCTTAAGGGGGCAAGGTATAGATAGGCATTGCGGAACATGGAGACA
Coding sequences within:
- a CDS encoding cytochrome P450 oxidoreductase, which produces MSTANKLKVNVESDNFTETSHRSPVRALPSTWYNSPEMYELEKRAIFSKKWLLTTHQNRFPKAGDWMKFNTTGYEFVIARDRKGNLNAFHNICRHRAFPVVQGGQQGNSSIFACKYHGWSYGLSGNLAKAPNYDQLENFDKSKNGLFKIHLKVDAYGFVWVNLDSSENPEPWTRYFDGIDQQERLQKVNWDDYTLDNEYSMEGEYNWKILADNFNECYHCPTTHPDLPTLADLGKTKCDTGEGWIKHSSIQTEEQKKSGMQLASTYFYPSASVVVLPHFMMIQRFMPLGPTSSSMHYQIFRNKNSSEEDFHNIADLYARVVSEDKDLCIGAQKNLNAGIFVSGELHPRLEHGPLSFQESHRQAIHEHAKLEREAGKQIWPARQQLPSDKAAEANKEDEALCSSLSCGGIQEVLAW